A stretch of Vibrio sp. B1FLJ16 DNA encodes these proteins:
- a CDS encoding fatty acid cis/trans isomerase codes for MNLRLILVLVIASLFAGCATYAGFNYDALFGPQLVRDRTASVESEHANVFLNNVKPIIDNRCVVCHACYDAPCQLKLSSVEGIDRGATKALVYEGTRLTAAAPTRLFEDAETTQEWRDAGFHPVLNEREQSISANINAGLIARLLTQKERHPLPSQVQLEGFDFSINREQTCPTIEEYDQYEKDNPTWGMPFGMPNLTDSEYLTLMNWLENGAIMNVHTPITDHEQARIDRYEAFLNDDNLKNQLMARYIYEHLFLSHLYFADLNQKLKPRFFSLVRSSTPPGQPVRRISTRRPYDDPSTDRVYYRLIPEQGTIVDKTHMPYALNQQRFDNWKQWFIHPAYSVTELPSYKPEVAANPMTSFTDLPVKSRFKFMLDNAQNTIMAFIKGPVCRGQLALNVINDHFWVFFLDPDKTDIPALNEFYRSQAENLKLPSELESNTLPVTNWVMYARQQARYLEAKSDFANKRDKYVEYVSTDVIWDGYGVNPNAALTVFRHFDSASVVQGLVGDQPKTAWVMDYSLLERIHYLLVAGFDVYGNFGHQLITRMFMDFLRMEGESNFISLLPADMRHQLQSSWYQDQSPQLTDFLLRNVKPFNQPTNVVYTTDDPKHELLNILQKQLSLALLSRYEITETALSAKSEQQIKRIGRVKGEGLKTVPQITMLMVRSQSGEDELFTLLHNNAHTNISSLFDEESNRDYAEDYMTIVHGVLGSYPAAFFSLQEDQIRDFVDQFSSIQNEEDYVNLLDRFAIRRSSDEFWPFSDRLHHWYRTNQPIEFGLLDYNRFENR; via the coding sequence ATGAATTTGCGCTTAATTTTAGTCCTTGTAATAGCCAGTTTATTTGCTGGTTGCGCTACCTACGCAGGTTTCAACTACGATGCTCTTTTTGGTCCGCAATTGGTAAGAGATCGCACAGCCAGCGTCGAGTCCGAGCACGCTAACGTTTTTCTGAACAACGTTAAACCCATCATAGATAACCGCTGTGTGGTTTGCCATGCATGCTACGACGCACCCTGTCAGCTGAAACTCTCCTCTGTGGAAGGGATAGACAGAGGCGCGACCAAGGCACTGGTTTATGAAGGTACACGACTTACCGCTGCGGCGCCAACTCGCCTGTTTGAAGATGCAGAAACCACTCAGGAGTGGCGTGATGCTGGCTTTCACCCTGTTTTAAATGAGCGGGAACAAAGCATATCTGCAAATATTAATGCGGGATTAATTGCGCGGTTATTGACACAAAAGGAACGCCATCCTTTACCTTCTCAAGTACAGTTAGAAGGGTTCGATTTTTCAATAAACCGTGAACAAACATGCCCAACCATTGAAGAGTATGATCAATACGAAAAGGACAACCCGACATGGGGTATGCCATTTGGGATGCCTAACTTGACCGATTCTGAATATCTTACTTTAATGAACTGGCTGGAAAATGGCGCGATAATGAATGTTCACACACCAATTACTGACCATGAACAGGCACGAATCGACAGGTATGAGGCTTTTCTTAATGACGATAACCTCAAGAATCAGCTCATGGCCCGCTACATTTATGAGCATCTTTTTTTATCTCATTTGTACTTTGCAGATCTAAACCAAAAGCTCAAACCGCGCTTTTTTTCACTGGTTCGTTCTTCTACTCCACCAGGGCAACCTGTGAGACGAATTTCAACCCGTCGGCCATACGACGATCCCAGTACAGATCGCGTTTATTACCGCCTCATACCTGAGCAAGGCACTATTGTTGACAAAACCCACATGCCTTATGCATTAAATCAGCAGCGTTTCGATAATTGGAAGCAATGGTTCATTCACCCAGCATACTCAGTTACAGAGCTTCCCAGTTACAAGCCCGAAGTTGCTGCAAACCCGATGACCTCATTTACTGACCTCCCTGTGAAGTCTCGATTTAAATTCATGCTGGATAATGCTCAAAATACGATAATGGCTTTCATAAAAGGTCCGGTCTGCCGTGGCCAATTAGCACTTAACGTCATTAATGATCACTTCTGGGTATTCTTCCTCGATCCAGACAAAACGGACATTCCGGCATTAAATGAATTTTACCGTTCGCAAGCTGAGAACCTAAAGCTACCGAGCGAATTAGAAAGCAACACATTACCCGTTACAAACTGGGTAATGTACGCACGCCAACAAGCCCGCTACCTTGAAGCTAAATCGGATTTTGCTAATAAACGCGATAAATATGTTGAGTATGTATCTACCGATGTAATCTGGGATGGTTATGGTGTCAATCCGAATGCGGCGTTAACCGTGTTTCGTCATTTCGACAGTGCTTCTGTCGTTCAAGGTTTAGTCGGCGATCAACCAAAAACAGCTTGGGTAATGGATTATTCCTTGCTTGAACGTATCCATTATCTGCTTGTCGCTGGATTTGATGTTTACGGTAACTTCGGCCACCAGCTTATTACCCGAATGTTTATGGACTTTCTTCGTATGGAAGGCGAAAGTAACTTTATCTCGTTATTACCAGCCGATATGCGACACCAATTGCAATCTAGCTGGTATCAAGACCAAAGTCCTCAATTAACAGATTTCTTACTTCGCAACGTTAAACCGTTCAACCAGCCAACCAATGTCGTTTACACTACCGATGACCCTAAGCATGAACTGCTAAACATATTACAGAAACAATTGTCCCTTGCTCTTCTGTCACGCTATGAAATCACTGAAACCGCACTTTCAGCCAAAAGTGAGCAGCAAATTAAACGTATCGGCCGGGTAAAAGGAGAGGGACTGAAAACGGTGCCTCAAATCACCATGCTGATGGTGCGCAGCCAGTCGGGAGAAGATGAATTATTTACCCTACTTCACAATAATGCCCATACGAATATCTCCAGTTTGTTTGATGAAGAAAGCAACCGTGACTACGCTGAAGATTACATGACCATCGTGCATGGCGTACTCGGAAGTTATCCAGCAGCATTTTTCTCACTACAAGAAGATCAGATAAGAGATTTTGTCGACCAATTCAGTTCGATTCAAAATGAAGAAGACTACGTTAACTTATTGGATCGCTTTGCAATTCGTCGTAGCTCAGACGAGTTCTGGCCATTTAGTGATCGGCTTCATCATTGGTATCGTACAAATCAGCCGATCGAATTTGGATTACTTGACTATAATCGTTTTGAGAATCGATGA
- the torS gene encoding TMAO reductase system sensor histidine kinase/response regulator TorS → MLLGTASIGRKLFLSFIAMVLLVMLSALIGMSGFSMVSKTERNVVDSAIPAMIEARQVSELSSRIISSVQMLSNAQNEQERKESGRVLFDQLDMLLSHIKELGRESFDAELLDRLESHVQKVINNLADLGISVERKLQLANEIDARVKEMRLLSEELEQLTRTQVQNTSTVAVANVTHIYGLLESHKKEQAYQALDTLVEVDLDLAERLHEFHLLAFQVLNQIEEARTLTNIDRIQEVQTDYSENLGIMKRRVQAVEDPTISSRMAQLLTQLGERTELFTILMHKYEKHEQSQQLRQNTLELFAELNSTVNKLVDESNQATTVAIDDMTSSLNFAQWSLAVISIVGLAVVVWIVWRVVYVSVVKRLDEYSTALLSVAQGKLDVDLQVTGEDELAYMGRAILNARDTAQALKVVAEGEARAKKALEEHKDHLEELIEQRTSQLKNANHRLNEEVLNHAKARKQAEQANRAKSAFLSTMSHEIRTPLNGVLGTARLLLDSGLSPLQQRYTDIINRSGKTLLAIINDVLDYSKIEAGHLEIRSLNFDLHQMVEENFQLMESRAKEKQLLFSYHIESDVQKYWKGDVTRLSQVLNNLVGNAIKFTDKGEIDIYVSLNPEDETQVLFEVSDTGSGIADKDKTSLFDAFTQAEDGISSAGGTGLGLAISRRIVEAMGGKLAFESEKGQGSRFWFSVPLETGNYTDTSPVSITHCNVKAKVLLVEDNEVNQVVAQGYLQSMGHEVVIAENGHQAEQIIEKQDFDIALVDINLPDCNGADLMQRLKRTERGKPAGQVLSTTPMIAVSAHVFEEDVERYLAAGFDGYLPKPLVKEELGEMIQKQLDGKPMLLPQSQEYAVQNEQASSELVTQTAVNETTLINPEVVLSDMKILGRDTVLRLIDLFRNTSSEILAQMENSANENDAGKVKSLAHKLKGSAGSLGLTVLINTLQDIEIAGEPIDAYRQKQQHLAEQVTASINALDKLTDG, encoded by the coding sequence ATGCTGCTAGGCACTGCAAGCATCGGTCGCAAGCTCTTCTTATCTTTTATCGCGATGGTTCTGTTGGTCATGCTGTCCGCACTGATCGGTATGTCCGGCTTTTCAATGGTATCCAAAACAGAAAGGAATGTAGTTGATTCCGCGATTCCCGCGATGATTGAGGCAAGGCAGGTCTCTGAACTCAGTTCACGTATTATTTCCTCTGTCCAGATGTTGTCAAATGCGCAGAATGAGCAAGAGAGAAAAGAATCAGGCCGTGTGCTGTTTGATCAGCTGGATATGTTACTGTCTCATATCAAAGAGCTCGGGAGGGAGTCATTTGATGCTGAGTTACTGGACAGACTGGAAAGTCACGTGCAGAAAGTCATCAATAACCTTGCCGATTTAGGCATATCAGTAGAAAGAAAGCTGCAGCTCGCTAATGAGATTGATGCGCGGGTTAAAGAAATGCGTTTGCTCAGTGAAGAACTGGAACAGCTTACGCGCACTCAAGTACAAAACACCAGCACCGTCGCTGTAGCAAACGTGACCCATATTTACGGTCTTTTGGAGTCTCACAAGAAAGAACAGGCTTATCAGGCATTAGATACGTTAGTTGAAGTCGACTTAGATTTGGCTGAGCGACTGCATGAGTTTCATCTATTGGCGTTTCAGGTACTCAATCAGATTGAAGAAGCCCGCACACTCACCAATATTGACCGAATACAAGAAGTACAAACGGACTATTCTGAGAATCTCGGAATCATGAAGCGCCGTGTGCAGGCAGTAGAAGACCCGACGATTTCCAGCCGAATGGCACAATTACTGACTCAGCTGGGTGAGCGTACAGAATTGTTCACCATTTTGATGCATAAGTATGAAAAGCACGAACAGTCTCAACAGCTCCGGCAAAACACATTGGAGTTGTTCGCTGAACTAAATAGTACTGTGAACAAGCTGGTCGATGAGTCAAACCAAGCCACAACAGTTGCGATTGATGATATGACCAGTTCATTGAATTTTGCTCAGTGGTCGTTGGCGGTGATTTCAATTGTCGGCCTCGCTGTGGTTGTTTGGATAGTATGGCGCGTTGTTTATGTTTCCGTGGTTAAGCGGCTTGATGAATATTCGACTGCGTTACTCTCAGTAGCGCAAGGTAAATTAGACGTCGATCTGCAAGTAACAGGTGAAGATGAACTTGCTTACATGGGGCGAGCCATTCTCAATGCCAGAGATACCGCACAGGCGTTAAAAGTCGTGGCAGAAGGTGAAGCTCGAGCCAAGAAAGCCCTGGAAGAGCATAAAGATCACCTCGAAGAGTTGATAGAACAGCGTACATCTCAGTTAAAAAACGCAAACCACCGTTTAAATGAAGAGGTGTTAAATCATGCCAAGGCACGTAAGCAAGCGGAGCAGGCAAACCGTGCAAAGTCGGCATTTCTTTCCACAATGAGCCATGAAATACGAACCCCTTTAAATGGTGTTCTGGGTACTGCTCGGTTGCTCCTAGACTCAGGACTGAGCCCATTACAACAACGCTATACGGATATTATCAACCGCAGCGGTAAGACTCTGCTTGCTATCATCAATGACGTTCTGGATTACTCCAAAATTGAAGCTGGTCACCTTGAAATTCGTAGTTTGAACTTCGATTTGCATCAGATGGTGGAAGAGAACTTTCAGCTCATGGAAAGCCGCGCAAAAGAGAAGCAATTGCTGTTCTCTTACCATATAGAGAGTGATGTACAGAAATACTGGAAAGGGGACGTAACACGCTTAAGCCAGGTGCTGAATAATCTGGTAGGAAACGCGATTAAGTTCACCGACAAAGGCGAAATTGATATCTATGTAAGCCTGAATCCAGAAGATGAAACACAAGTTCTGTTCGAGGTAAGCGATACCGGGTCTGGCATTGCCGATAAGGATAAAACTTCACTTTTTGATGCCTTTACCCAAGCTGAGGATGGTATAAGCAGTGCAGGTGGCACAGGGCTTGGTTTAGCGATCAGCAGGCGCATCGTAGAAGCGATGGGGGGCAAGCTTGCTTTCGAATCAGAAAAAGGGCAGGGAAGTCGTTTCTGGTTTTCTGTCCCACTTGAAACGGGAAATTATACTGACACGAGCCCCGTATCAATCACCCACTGCAACGTGAAAGCTAAAGTACTACTGGTCGAAGATAACGAAGTAAACCAAGTTGTTGCGCAAGGTTATCTGCAAAGTATGGGGCACGAGGTAGTGATAGCCGAAAATGGTCATCAGGCAGAGCAAATTATCGAGAAGCAGGACTTTGATATCGCTTTGGTCGATATTAATTTACCCGATTGCAACGGTGCAGATTTGATGCAGCGATTAAAACGAACTGAAAGAGGTAAACCTGCAGGCCAGGTGTTATCGACTACGCCGATGATTGCGGTGTCCGCTCATGTGTTCGAAGAAGATGTTGAACGCTACTTGGCCGCCGGCTTTGATGGTTACCTGCCAAAGCCACTGGTTAAAGAAGAACTTGGGGAAATGATACAAAAACAGTTGGACGGGAAGCCGATGTTGTTGCCTCAAAGCCAGGAATATGCCGTGCAAAACGAACAAGCGTCGAGTGAACTAGTTACACAGACCGCAGTGAACGAAACGACCCTCATTAACCCAGAAGTGGTTTTGTCCGATATGAAAATTCTGGGCAGAGATACGGTGCTGCGCCTAATTGACTTATTTCGTAATACGAGCAGCGAGATTCTCGCGCAGATGGAAAATTCTGCAAATGAAAACGACGCAGGTAAGGTAAAGTCTTTAGCACACAAGCTTAAAGGGAGCGCTGGAAGTTTAGGTTTAACGGTGCTTATAAATACATTACAGGACATTGAAATTGCTGGTGAACCAATTGATGCTTACAGACAAAAGCAGCAGCACCTCGCAGAGCAAGTGACTGCGTCGATAAACGCACTGGATAAGCTGACAGATGGTTAG
- the torT gene encoding TMAO reductase system periplasmic protein TorT codes for MLINQRSLRSIIKHSVLFGTLLASLPSLAEEKICAIYPHLKDSYWLSVNYGMVTEAEKQGVNLRVLEAGGYPDQNRQAQQLELCTQWGADAIILGTVAPEAYEHNLGSLVGDTPVFATVNQLVLDKAQSQLLKGEVGVDWYWMGYEAGKYLAERHPKGSGNTNVALLLGPRISGGTKPVTAGLYDAIKESDVQVISSLWADNDKELQRNLVQRVIDMERINYIIGSAVAIEAAISELRNTEKESEIGLISVYLSHGVYRGLLRNKVLFAATDKMVEQGRLSVIQATRYLRQQPYEKHASPGITPLTPSTLHDETIQESLSPSEYRPTFNVKAVD; via the coding sequence ATGCTTATAAATCAACGCTCACTTCGATCAATAATTAAACACTCTGTACTATTCGGTACACTGTTGGCGTCACTTCCCTCGCTTGCAGAAGAAAAAATATGCGCGATTTACCCTCACTTGAAAGATTCGTACTGGCTTTCTGTCAACTATGGGATGGTTACTGAGGCAGAAAAGCAAGGTGTGAATCTTCGCGTGCTCGAAGCTGGCGGTTATCCCGACCAAAACCGACAAGCTCAGCAGCTTGAGCTATGTACACAGTGGGGAGCAGACGCCATCATTCTGGGCACCGTCGCCCCTGAAGCGTATGAACACAATTTAGGCTCCCTTGTGGGTGATACTCCGGTGTTTGCTACCGTGAATCAGCTGGTGCTGGATAAAGCGCAAAGTCAGCTGTTAAAAGGCGAGGTTGGCGTAGACTGGTACTGGATGGGTTACGAGGCTGGTAAGTACTTAGCAGAGCGTCACCCAAAAGGCTCAGGCAATACCAATGTCGCGCTCCTGCTTGGTCCTCGTATTAGTGGAGGCACCAAGCCGGTTACCGCCGGGCTTTATGACGCAATAAAAGAGAGCGACGTCCAGGTTATCAGTTCGTTATGGGCAGACAACGACAAAGAATTACAACGTAATCTAGTGCAGCGTGTAATTGATATGGAGCGTATCAACTACATCATCGGTAGCGCGGTTGCGATTGAGGCAGCCATAAGTGAACTTCGCAATACAGAGAAAGAGTCCGAGATCGGTTTAATTTCTGTCTACTTAAGTCATGGTGTGTACCGGGGCTTACTGCGCAATAAGGTACTCTTTGCAGCGACGGACAAAATGGTCGAGCAAGGCCGCCTTTCCGTGATTCAGGCGACACGTTATTTACGCCAGCAACCGTATGAAAAACATGCCTCACCTGGTATCACGCCATTAACGCCGTCAACACTGCATGATGAGACAATTCAAGAATCGTTATCTCCGTCCGAATATCGGCCAACATTCAACGTAAAGGCTGTTGATTGA
- a CDS encoding methylglyoxal synthase — MQKTTRTMPAHKHVALVAHDNCKPELLRWVQENKEKLQRHFLYATGTTGHMLSKETGLAIKNMISGPMGGDQQIGALISEGKIDVLVFFWDPLNAVPHDPDVKALLRIASVWNIPVATNRATAKFLFNSPLIAQEVEIEVPDYEAYLSERT; from the coding sequence ATGCAAAAAACAACTCGTACCATGCCTGCTCATAAACACGTGGCGTTAGTTGCCCACGATAACTGCAAGCCTGAGCTGCTTCGCTGGGTACAAGAAAACAAAGAAAAACTTCAGCGCCACTTCCTTTACGCGACTGGCACGACAGGCCACATGCTAAGCAAAGAGACGGGCCTCGCGATAAAAAACATGATCAGCGGTCCAATGGGCGGAGATCAACAGATTGGTGCTCTTATCTCTGAAGGAAAAATCGACGTATTAGTCTTCTTCTGGGATCCACTAAATGCTGTACCACATGACCCAGACGTAAAAGCACTGCTTCGTATTGCCAGTGTTTGGAACATTCCTGTCGCTACTAACCGTGCAACGGCAAAGTTTCTGTTCAATTCTCCCCTTATCGCACAAGAAGTTGAGATTGAAGTACCAGATTATGAAGCTTATTTGAGTGAGCGTACTTAG
- the helD gene encoding DNA helicase IV — MQLTATSKAQFFIQNEYYHVEIKENSVLLSSIGSEEHIPFTVWNGKVNVKRGLLWSSLQFFSHEQGGKQQSWLVQGLPWPQCRKFALDAVHQYQHWHNNQCRKLAEYLPEWEEELYKLKHLPAYLSHSQVQLWVERLNHDLEEMKTSLEEAQLRMPNRMSELEPWLTNTSYTLAERNLDWLECERPNWEVLFNRIESSPLNLSQQYAVLLNDDHNLVLAGAGSGKTSVLTARVAYLLQSHQAQAEDLLMLAFGRDAAKEMKERLVDKVGMAAEGARVNTFHQLGLYILNQVESQPVEISPLALEDNQRIAWCIDWLKKHWMTPTNFKRWQKHLDKWPIAYLKGDDELGSHSENPKLIAWLDTQLSHLAAAGLTKKQVQEKLVDHQEYTRLNSELALCWPCFTAWQKMLKETNQVDFPMMISRATDYVKKGKFVSPWRFVMVDEYQDISPDRLALIEALCESTDKQLGATLYAVGDDWQSIYQFAGADVDLITGFKERFAHSTVHHLDTTYRFNNQIGEVANAFVQQNPAQLPKTLNSHKQRKQKSVHTAPSNQVEKILDQLNQQAKQTKSVLLLGRNHYHKPDLYDDWLKRFPNLDIRFMTCHASKGRESDFVIILSVDEGQFPTKKKQVHIDGALTESNDKFPHAEERRLFYVAITRAKEKVWITHTGAGSAFIKELVEGDYPIVTSR, encoded by the coding sequence ATGCAGCTTACTGCCACTAGCAAAGCACAGTTTTTTATTCAAAATGAGTATTATCATGTCGAAATAAAAGAAAATAGTGTTTTATTAAGTTCTATCGGCAGCGAAGAGCACATTCCGTTTACGGTATGGAACGGTAAAGTGAACGTCAAACGAGGGCTGTTGTGGAGCTCATTACAGTTCTTTTCTCATGAGCAAGGCGGTAAGCAGCAGAGCTGGTTGGTGCAGGGGTTACCTTGGCCTCAATGCAGAAAGTTTGCCTTAGATGCCGTTCATCAATATCAACATTGGCACAACAATCAGTGCAGAAAACTGGCTGAATATCTTCCTGAGTGGGAAGAGGAACTCTATAAGCTTAAACATCTTCCTGCATATCTTTCACATTCTCAGGTTCAGTTATGGGTTGAACGATTAAACCATGATCTTGAGGAAATGAAGACCAGCCTCGAAGAAGCTCAACTACGCATGCCGAATCGTATGTCTGAGCTCGAACCCTGGCTTACTAATACCTCTTACACTTTGGCAGAGAGAAATCTCGACTGGCTGGAGTGCGAGCGCCCTAACTGGGAGGTTCTGTTTAATCGTATCGAATCTTCACCATTGAATTTGTCCCAGCAATATGCGGTGTTACTTAACGACGATCATAACTTGGTTCTTGCCGGAGCAGGATCGGGTAAAACCAGTGTGCTTACCGCTCGGGTTGCTTATTTGCTGCAAAGCCATCAGGCTCAGGCTGAAGATCTGCTTATGCTCGCTTTCGGGCGGGATGCTGCAAAAGAAATGAAAGAACGCTTGGTGGATAAAGTGGGGATGGCGGCAGAAGGTGCCAGAGTCAATACCTTTCACCAATTGGGTTTGTACATTTTAAATCAAGTTGAATCACAGCCTGTTGAAATCAGCCCGTTAGCGCTGGAAGACAATCAACGTATTGCCTGGTGTATCGACTGGCTTAAAAAGCACTGGATGACACCAACCAATTTTAAGCGCTGGCAAAAGCACCTTGATAAGTGGCCAATCGCGTATCTGAAAGGTGACGATGAATTAGGCAGCCACTCAGAAAACCCTAAACTGATTGCGTGGTTGGATACGCAATTGTCACATTTAGCAGCTGCAGGTTTAACTAAAAAGCAGGTTCAGGAAAAACTGGTCGATCACCAGGAATATACTCGCCTGAACAGTGAACTCGCCCTTTGCTGGCCATGCTTTACCGCCTGGCAAAAAATGCTTAAAGAGACGAATCAGGTTGATTTCCCGATGATGATCAGCCGGGCAACGGATTATGTGAAAAAAGGGAAGTTTGTTTCTCCATGGCGCTTTGTCATGGTTGATGAATATCAGGATATTTCTCCTGATCGCTTAGCGTTGATTGAAGCATTATGTGAGTCTACGGATAAACAGTTGGGTGCAACCCTGTATGCGGTAGGAGACGACTGGCAATCTATTTATCAGTTTGCTGGTGCGGACGTTGATTTGATAACGGGGTTCAAAGAACGGTTTGCGCACTCTACGGTTCATCACCTTGATACGACTTATCGTTTTAATAACCAGATTGGTGAAGTGGCGAATGCCTTTGTGCAGCAAAACCCAGCACAGTTGCCAAAAACACTGAACAGCCATAAACAACGTAAGCAGAAGAGTGTACATACTGCTCCGAGTAACCAGGTTGAGAAAATTCTTGATCAGCTAAACCAGCAAGCGAAGCAAACTAAGTCTGTACTGTTACTTGGTCGGAACCATTACCATAAACCAGATTTATACGATGACTGGCTAAAACGATTCCCGAATCTTGATATTCGCTTTATGACCTGTCATGCGAGTAAGGGACGAGAATCGGATTTTGTGATTATCCTTTCGGTCGATGAAGGACAGTTCCCGACGAAGAAAAAGCAAGTTCATATTGATGGGGCGCTAACGGAATCTAACGATAAGTTTCCTCACGCGGAGGAGAGAAGGCTCTTCTATGTCGCTATAACCCGGGCAAAAGAGAAAGTCTGGATAACTCATACCGGAGCTGGTTCTGCATTTATAAAGGAGCTTGTGGAAGGGGATTACCCAATTGTCACCTCCCGCTAG
- the yccS gene encoding YccS family putative transporter → MQTASKFRLYWANQTVNYCILILITLLGVVIPAWYFGQNTLITPLILGIIAAALAESDDSFTGRILALILTFICFAIAAFSIELLFNTPWLFAIGLFTSTFGFIMLGAIGPKYASIAFGSLLIAIYTMLGAHESPNLWFQPLLLLTGAAWYYFMSMIWQIFWPLQPVQQNLANVFFQMANYLDAKAKLFHPVINLEPQPMRIEAARLNALTVTALNACKATLLNRSKRGHIVGPSDRFLKIYFIAQDIHERVSSSHYRYQDLATEFERSDVLFRFKYLLESQARACRDIGQAIQLGNEYSHSNESILALAEVQNSLAYLEEQKQGHWKRLLGQLTYLLNNLATVEKQLNNINNPDAEGLEEDVLDDTNPHTLTAMWQRISANLHKDSMLFRHALRMSIALTIGYGIIQAFDFDRGYWILLTTLFVCQPNYSATRQKLTARVIGTLAGLLIGVLLLTVFPSQESQLVFVVISGVMFFAFRMNNYGYATGFITLLVLFLFNQLGEGYAVVLPRLADTLIGCALAVAAVMFILPDWQSRRLHKVMSDAIDSNKQYLGQIIGQYRVGKKDSLSYRVARRQAHDSDATLSSAISTMLAEPGKYRAAVDESFRFLTLNHAMLNYISALGAHRTRIDDKSIHKLVLDAHRCIHQHLEVLHQQLHQHCEECDLSAIEDAGLEQRLNEWRDEDDSSARMVLQQLHLIYRMLPELHSLASKFAVRVN, encoded by the coding sequence GTGCAAACAGCTTCTAAATTTCGCCTCTACTGGGCAAACCAAACCGTTAATTACTGTATTCTTATCCTCATCACCTTGTTGGGTGTTGTCATACCAGCATGGTACTTTGGTCAAAACACTTTGATTACGCCGCTCATTCTGGGGATCATTGCAGCTGCGCTTGCTGAAAGTGATGATAGTTTTACCGGGCGAATCCTCGCTTTAATCCTGACATTTATCTGTTTTGCTATCGCGGCGTTCTCAATTGAACTCCTGTTCAATACTCCCTGGTTGTTTGCTATAGGTCTGTTCACATCAACGTTTGGTTTCATCATGCTTGGGGCAATTGGCCCTAAGTACGCCAGTATAGCTTTTGGTTCACTACTCATTGCTATCTACACCATGCTGGGCGCCCATGAGAGTCCCAATCTTTGGTTTCAGCCTCTGCTACTTTTGACGGGTGCGGCATGGTATTACTTCATGTCAATGATATGGCAGATTTTCTGGCCGCTGCAGCCGGTTCAGCAAAACTTAGCCAATGTGTTTTTCCAGATGGCGAACTATCTCGATGCTAAAGCCAAACTTTTCCATCCTGTTATTAACCTTGAGCCACAACCAATGCGTATTGAGGCTGCGCGTCTCAATGCTCTCACTGTTACTGCGTTAAATGCCTGTAAGGCCACTTTGTTAAACCGCTCGAAACGCGGACATATCGTTGGTCCGAGTGACCGCTTTTTAAAGATCTACTTTATCGCTCAGGACATTCATGAAAGAGTAAGCTCGAGCCACTACCGGTACCAGGATCTGGCAACCGAGTTCGAACGCTCTGACGTTCTGTTTCGGTTTAAGTACTTACTAGAATCGCAAGCAAGGGCGTGCCGCGATATCGGTCAGGCTATCCAGTTAGGTAACGAATATTCTCATAGCAATGAATCTATCCTGGCTTTAGCTGAGGTGCAGAACTCCCTTGCATATCTCGAAGAGCAAAAGCAAGGCCACTGGAAACGTTTGTTGGGTCAGTTAACTTACCTGCTCAACAACCTGGCGACGGTTGAGAAACAACTTAACAATATAAACAACCCTGATGCTGAAGGTCTGGAAGAAGATGTCCTCGATGACACTAATCCACACACATTAACCGCTATGTGGCAAAGAATTTCGGCAAATCTGCACAAAGACTCAATGTTGTTCCGCCACGCCTTACGCATGTCGATTGCATTAACTATCGGCTATGGAATTATTCAGGCATTTGATTTTGATCGCGGTTACTGGATCCTTTTAACCACGCTGTTTGTCTGTCAGCCAAACTACAGTGCAACTCGTCAGAAACTCACTGCCAGGGTGATTGGTACATTGGCGGGATTGCTAATTGGCGTCCTGTTACTTACCGTCTTCCCTTCACAGGAAAGCCAGTTGGTTTTTGTTGTTATCTCCGGCGTGATGTTCTTTGCATTCAGGATGAACAATTATGGCTATGCAACCGGCTTTATTACATTGCTCGTACTGTTCCTGTTTAATCAGTTGGGTGAAGGCTACGCCGTTGTCCTGCCCCGACTTGCAGATACGTTAATTGGCTGTGCACTAGCAGTAGCTGCAGTAATGTTCATTCTTCCTGATTGGCAGTCACGACGACTTCATAAGGTGATGTCAGATGCGATTGATTCAAATAAACAGTATCTCGGTCAGATTATTGGTCAGTACCGTGTGGGTAAAAAAGACAGTTTAAGCTATCGAGTTGCTCGCCGTCAGGCACATGACAGCGACGCCACCCTTTCATCAGCCATCAGTACCATGCTGGCTGAGCCAGGAAAATACAGAGCAGCGGTAGATGAGAGCTTTCGTTTTCTGACCCTTAACCACGCGATGCTCAACTATATTTCTGCACTTGGTGCACACCGAACCCGGATAGACGATAAATCAATTCACAAACTGGTGCTGGATGCGCACCGTTGTATCCATCAACATTTAGAAGTACTCCACCAGCAGCTTCATCAACACTGTGAAGAGTGCGATCTGTCAGCTATCGAAGATGCGGGTCTGGAACAGCGTCTGAATGAGTGGCGAGATGAAGACGATAGCTCAGCGCGAATGGTATTACAGCAACTTCACCTTATTTACCGTATGTTGCCGGAGTTACATTCACTCGCCAGCAAGTTTGCAGTCAGAGTGAACTAA